The Arthrobacter zhaoxinii sequence CACCCTCAGCCTCCCAGGTGTACTCCGTGGCACGCTCCGCCGAAAACGGCGGCGGCGTTGTCCTCGGCTTCGGCAATTACGCCGGTGACGTCCTGCATTTCGGGCAGGCCGCCGAAAAACTGCGGGCAGAGGGTGTGGACGTGCGGATTGTCCGCGTGTCCGACGACATCGCCTCGGGCGCCGCCGGGGAGCACCGTGAACGCCGCGGTATCGCCGGGGATCTGGTGGTGTTCAAGATCGCCGGCGCCGCCATCGAGGCCGGCGCGGACCTCGACGACGCCGAGCGGGTCGCCTGGAAGGCCAATGACGCCACCCGCTCTTTCGGCGTCGCCTTCAAGGGGTGCACCCTGCCCGGCGCCGCAGGGGCATTGTTCGATGTGCCGGTGGGCGAGATGGGGATCGGGCTGGGCATCCACGGGGAGCCCGGCATCCGGGAGGTCCCGATGGGCACCGCCGAGGAGGTCGCCGACCTCCTCGTTGACGGAGTGCTGGAGGAGGAGCCGGAGCGGACCCCGGAGGGCTACCGGGGGCGGGTGGCCGTCCTGCTCAACGGGCTGGGTACGGTCAAGTATGAGGAGTTGTTTGTTGTCTACGGGCGGGTGGCGGAACGCCTGGCCGCGGCAGGGCTCACCGTGGTGGCCCCTGAAGTCGGCGAGCACGTCACCAGCCTGGACATGGCGGGATTGTCCCTGACCATCGTTTTTCTCGACGACGAACTCGAGAAGTACTGGCTGGCCCCTGCCGACACCCCCGCATTCCGCAGGGAAGCTCCGGACCTTACCCCCAGGCCGGAACGCACCGGGGTGCATGTTCCGGGCGAAGAGGCCATACCCGTGTCCGCCCCCGGGTCCCGGGAGCTGGCGGGACGGGTTGTGCAGGCGCTGGAAGTGATCCGTTCCACCACGTCCGAGCACGAGGAGTACTTCGGCCGGCTGGATGCAGTAGCGGGCGACGGGGACCATGGCCAGGGAATGGCCTACGGGTCGCGGGGTGCAGCCAAGTCGGGCCGGGCGGCGGCCGAGCAGGGCGCCGGAGCGCGGACCGTCCTCATCCATGCCGGCGAGGCCTGGGCCGAGGAAGCCGGCGGCACGTCCGGCGCACTGTGGGGCGCCGCCCTGACCGCGGCCGGCGGAGTTTTCACCGACGCCCGCGGTATCGACCCTGCCGAGGTGGTGCGGGCAATCATTGCCGGAATCGAAGCGGTCCTTCGAATCGGCGGCGCGCAGCCGGGGGACAAAACCATGGTTGACGCTGCCCTCCCCTTCCGGGACACCCTTCTCGCGGAGTTTGAAAGGTCTTCCGACCTGGCCGGATCCATGAAGAAGGCCGCCGGTGCCGCGCGGGAAGCTGCCCAGGCCACCGCGCAGATCACCGCCCGCCGCGGCCGTTCCCGTGTCCTGGGTGAAAAGAGCCGGGGCACTCCGGACCCCGGGGCTGTTTCGTTCGCTGTGTTGATGGACGCCCTGGGCGACTTTTTCGGTTCCCCCGCGGCTGTGCCCGGGGAACTTCCGTGACTGTGTGGGTGGGCACCAGCTGGAAGATGAACAAGACCCTGGCGGAGGCTAGGGCCTATGCGCAGGGCCTCCTCGCAGCTGTGTCCGGGCACGGGCTCGACGGCGTTCAGCCGTTCGTCATCCCTCCTGCCTCCGCGATCGCCGCCGTGGCGGAGATTCTGGGCCGCGACGGCCGCGTTCTGGTCGGGGCGCAGAACGCCCACTGGGAAGATGCCGGGGCGTGGACCGGAGAGGTATCCGTACCGCAGGTCGCCGACGCCGGGGCCCGGATTATCGAGATCGGCCATTCGGAACGGCGGGAACATTTCGGCGAAACGGACGATACGGTGCGCCGCAAGGTTGCCGCTGTGCTGCACCACGGACTCATCCCGCTGCTGTGCATCGGGGAACCTGCATCCGTGAAAAATGCCGGAGGTTCCGCCGCCTTCATTCTGAACCAGGCACGCCGCGCGCTGGACGGGCTCGACGACGATCAGCTCGCCCGCGTCCTGATCGCCTACGAACCCATCTGGGCAATCGGTGTGAACGGCCGTCCGGCCACCGCCGGAGAGCTGCAGGAACCGTTCGCCGCGCTCTGGGGTCGCTACGGCGGCAGGGTTTCCGCCCTGCTTTACGGAGGCTCGGTCAGTGTGGACAACGCCGCGCAGCTGCTGGAGATCGAGCACGTCGGTGGACTGTTTGTCGGGCGTACTGCCTGGCAGCTGGAGGGATACCTGAGTCTGCTCGGGATCGCTGCGGAACGCGGGACCTACCGGGGCACACCCGCCTGAAAACGAACGCAAAAAGACAGAAGGAAACCCTGATGAACGAGAACAAGAAACTGCGGATTGTCATAGGCGGCGACGATGCCGGCTTCGATTACAAGGAAGTCCTGCGCAGGGACCTCGAGGCAGACGAGCGGGTGGAGAGCGTCGTGGATGTCGGGGTTTCCGGCAGCGAGAACGTGGACTACCCCCACGTCGCGGTGGACGCGGCACGGAAAGTGGCCAGCGGCGAGGCTGACCGCGCCCTGCTGATCTGCGGCACGGGCCTGGGCGTGGCTATCTCGGCCAACAAAGTCGCCGGAATCCGGGCAGTGACGGCCCATGATTCGTACTCCGTGGAGCGCTCAGTGCTGAGCAACAACGCGCAGGTGCTGTGTATGGGCCAGCGGGTAGTCGGTCTTGAACTCGCCCGGCGCCTGGCCAAGGAGTGGCTCGGCTACGTCTTTGACCCGGCCAGTGCTTCGGCGGCGAAGGTGGACGCCATCACCGGCTACGAGTCCAGCTGAGCGCCCGGTATCGTCCGCGCGGCGGACCCGCCTCAGGATGAGTTGCGCGCGGGTGCCGTGGACGAACGGACGATGAGCCGCGTAGCCAGTTCGACGCGGGTCGGTTCAGGCCGGTCCCCACCCATTTCACGCAGCAGCGCCCGCACTGCCGTGCGCCCCATCTCCTTCAGGGGCTGGGCTACGGTGGTGAGCTGCGGAACGGCCTGCTCACCGATATAGGTTCCGTCGAAACCGACCACGCTCAGGTCGCGGGGAACGGAAATCCCCCGGGTCCGTGCGTGTGCCAGCACCCCGAGGGCAATGCTGTCGGAAGCGGCAAACACGGCCTGCGGCGGGCGGTCGAGGGCAAGGAGCCGGGCCAGGGCCTCGCTTCCTGTGTCCGCGTCGAAGTTCCCTGCCCGGACGTAATCCTCCACGATCGGAATACCGCGTTCGAGGAGGGCGGCCCCGTAGCCGTGCTCGCGGTCCTGGCTGCACTCGGCGCTGGCAGGACCCCCGATGAATCCGATGCGGGTGTGACCCAGGTCGAGCAGGTGCTCCGTGGCGGCCTTGCCGCCCGCCCAGTTCGTCGCACCCACGCTGGACACCCCCGGCCCCGACGGGTTTATCGGGTCAATCACCACCACGGCAATACCGCGGTTCTGGATAGCCTTGATCTGCCCGGACGACCACCGGGACGTCACCAGCAGGAGCCCCCGCCGGCCCCTCTCCCGCATCCGCTCAGCCTTCTCCTCGGCCGGATGCCCGCCCATCTTGGACAGCACCACCTCCGTTCCGCCACTTTCCGCGCACTCGAGGATTCCGTCCATCACCTCCGCGTAGTAAGCACTGGTGACACTGTCCACCACCACGTCGATTGTTCGGGGAGCAACAGGCACCGGCGGTCGCCGCTGGCCCGGGGGCAGGTAGCCCGCCCGGTCCAAGGCATCAAGGATCCGCCGGCGGGTGGCGGGGGCTACGTCACCCCGGTTATTGACCACCTTCGACACCGTGGGCACCGAAACCCCCGCAAGAGCCGCAACCGACGCCAGTGTCACCTTGCCCATCGTTTCCGTCACTATTCGAAAACCTTTCGCTCGTACTGCCACCCGCAATCAACTCCTGCTGGGCAGCATATCCCTCTCCCCACGGTGGGAAGGAGAAAAAAGTTCAGCTAAGAAAAACCTTGACGACGGCATGTGATGTAGATAACTTTACGCATGTTAGTTGTTTTTATCGAAAATGTTTCGATATCTCTTCCGCAGCGTGGCGGTCAACGGCCGCGTACCAGCGGAGTTGACCCGCCCATCTCCGCCAGCCGCTTTGCCGCTGACTGAGTCGACTTACGGAAGAACTGATAAACATGCAAAGACGCACTTCTTTTATCGCCGCAGCCTCCGCACTCACCATGGCTGTTGGCCTGGCCGCCTGCGGTTCGGGCGGCCCCTCCGATCCGGCCGCAGACTCCGATTCCCCCTCGATGTGGGCGCTCACGGGCAGCAGTGAGGATATTTTCCGCTCGTCCGTGGAGCGTTGGAACGAAGAAAACCCGGATAACAGCATCAATCAGGAATTCTTCGCCAATGACGCTTACAAAACCAAGGTCCGCACGGCAATAGGCGCGGGAGAAGGACCGACCTTCATCTATGGATGGGGCGGCGGCGTGCTGAAGTCCTATATTGATGCAGGCCATGTCACCGAACTCGACGAGTTCCTGGCGGACAACCCCGAGGTGAAGGACCGGTACATTCCCTCGGTGCTGGAAAACGGCGTGATTGACGGTAAGACCTACGCCCTGCCGAACAACAACATGCAGCCGGTGGTGCTGTATTACAACAAGGAAGTCTTCGAAAAGATCGGGGCGGAGCCGCCCAAGACCTGGGAAGAACTCATGGCACTGGTGCCCGAGTTCAACGAGGCCGGAATTGCGCCGTTTGCGCTTGCCGGCCAGTCCAAGTGGCCGAACCTCATGTGGCTGTCCTACCTGGTCGACCGCATCGGCGGGCCCGAAGTGTTCCAGGCAATTCTGGACGGCGAAGAGGACGCCTGGTCCGATCCCGCCGTCATCGAGGCACTCACGAAAATCCAGGAACTTGCCGACGCCGGCGGCTTCATCAACGGTTTCTCCTCCATCGCGGCTGATGCCGGCGCCGACAGTGCGCTGCTGTACACCGACAAGGCTGCGATGATGCTCCACGGCGGCTGGATCTACCAGAACCTGAAGAAAGATGCCCCTGAATTCGTCGAAGCGGGAGACGTCGGTTTCGTTTCCTTCCCCGCCGTTGAAGGAGGGGCGGGCGATCCCGCCAACATCGTCGGCAACCCCGCAAATATGTGGTCGATTTCGGAGACAGCTTCGGACGAGCAGAAAGAGTCGGCGCTCAATTACCTGAAGGACGGGCTGTTCAGCGAGGAGTACACCCAGGCCATGATCGATTCGGGGGCCGTGCCTGCGGTCAACGGCATTGAAGACCAGCTGGCAGCCTCTGAGGACAAAGATTTTGTCCAGTTCGTCTACGGCCTGGCGCAGGACGCCCCGAGCTTCCAGCTCTCCTGGGACCAGGCACTCAGCCCGGCCCAGGGCGACGCCATGCTCGCTAACCTCGACCAGATCTTCCTGGGCGAGATTACGCCGGAGCAGTTTGCCGAGAACATGAACGCAACTCTGGGCAAATGAGTACCCTGCTGAAACCGAAGCCGGGCATCCCCGTGAGGGGTGCCCGGGCTGAGGGTCCGTCCGCATGGATGGTTGTCCCGGCCCTGGTCTTCTTCCTGACCTTTGCCGTGATACCCCTGCTCGGCGTCGTCTTCCTCAGCTTCACCCGCTGGAACGGGCTGGGCGAAATCACCTGGGGCGGCCTGGAGAGCTGGCGGATTGCGCTGACCGATTCCGTCACCCTGAATGCTCTCGTCGTCACCCTGAAAATCCTGGTCTATTCACTGCTCGTGCAGGTTCCCGTGAGTCTCCTGCTGGGCGTCTTTACGGCCGGGAGGCAGCGTTACAGGGCACTGCTGGCGGTTCTGTACTTTGTCCCCCTCCTCCTCTCCTCGGCTGCGGTTGCCATCGCCTTCAGGGCACTCCTGGACCCCAACTTCGGCGTCGGGCCGGGCCTGCACCTTCCGGCCCTGGCGCAGGACTGGCTGGGCAACCCCGACCTGGTGCTCTTCGTGGTCGTTTTTGTCATTGCCTGGCAGTTTGTTCCCCTGCACACCCTGATTTACCAGGGCGGGGTGCGTCAGATTCCCGCATCCTTCTACGAAGCCGCCCAGATCGACGGGGCAGGACGCATGCAGCAGTTCTTCCACATCACGCTGCCGCAGCTGAAGTACACCATCATCACGTCCTCAACCCTCATGGTCCTCGGATCACTGGCGTACTTCGACCTGATTTTTGTTCTCACGGCGGGCGGCCCCGGATACGCCACCAGGCTCCTGCCCCTGCACATGTACCTCACGGGCTTCCGTGCGAATGACATGGGTGCAGCCAGCGCCCTCGGTGTCATCCTCGTCGTTATCGGTCTGGGGCTCGCCCTCATCCTGCAGCGGCTTGGCGGCAGGAACCGCGGCGCCAGCCAATTGGAAGGATCATAATGGCACTCGCCACCGAGTCACCGAAGACACATGAACCCGTCAGGCAGCCCGCGAGGCGGCGCCGGGCAGTCCGGAGCACCCCCAATATCGTCGGAGGTTTCGGCGGCTGGGTGTGGCTGGCCCTGATCATTCTCCCCATCTATTACGTGGTGATCACAAGCCTGAAAAACCAGGCGGGTTTCTTCGGAAGTAATCCGCTGGCGCCGCCCACCGACCCGACACTTGCGAATTACCGGACGGTCCTGGAGGCAGACTTTGTCCGGTACTTCTTCAACAGCGTGATCGTCACGCTGGGCAGCGTAGTGCCGGCGGTCGCAGTTTCCTTCATGGCCGCCTATGCAGTGGTTCGAGGCAGCGGCCGCGTCATCGCATCAGCCCATACGTTGTTCCTGCTGGGGCTGGCCATTCCGCTGCAGGCAACCATCATCCCGATTTATTTCATGATCACCAAGGCCCAGCTCTATGACACCCTGCTGGCCCTGATACTTCCCTCGATAGCGTTCGCCATTCCGATCTCGGTCCTGATCCTGTCGAACTTCCTGAGGGATGTACCGCGGGAGCTTTTCGAATCAATGAGGCTGGACGGCTGCTCGGAATTCACCATGATGTGGCGCCTGGCCCTTCCGCTGGTCCGTCCCGCAGTGGTCACGATCGCCATCTACAACGCCTTGAACGTCTGGAACGGTTTCCTGTTCCCGCTCATCCTCACCCAAAGCCCCGATATGCGGGTGCTGCCGCTGTCCCTGTGGACCTTCCAGGATGAGTTCACGGTCAATGTGCCGGCGGTCCTGGCCGCAGTGGTGCTCTCCACGCTGCCGCTGGTGATCCTGTACGCATTTGCCCGCCGCCAGCTCGTCAGCGGCCTCACGGCCGGGTTCAACAAATGAGCGGGGAAAACGCCGGTCCGGCGGCTTCCGCTTCCAAGCCTGCGCTGCGGGTAGGCATGGTCGGATACTCCTTTATGGGCGCCATGCATTCCCATGCCTGGCGCACCGCCCCGCGCTTCTTCGATCTGCCGATGCGCCCGGAACTCGCCGTCCTTGCCGGCAGGAACAAGTCAGCCGTGGAAACCGCCGCAGAAAAAATGGGCTGGCGGGACACCGAAACGGACTGGCGGGCTTTGGTGGAACGGGACGACGTCGACCTCATCGACATCTGCACTCCCGGTGACACCCATGCAGAGATAGCCATTGCCGCCCTGGCGGCCGGCAAACACGTGCTCTGTGAAAAACCGCTGGCCAACAGCGTCGAGGAGGCCGGCCACATGGCTGCGGCCGCCAAGGCTGCCGAGGCAAAGGGGGTCTTCGCGATGTGCGGTTTTTCGTATCGCCGGACCCCCGCACTGACGCTCGCCCGCAGGCTTGTGCAGCAGGGCAGAATCGGCACCATTCGGCACATCCGTGCCCAGTACCTGCAGGACTGGCTGTCCAGCGAGTCGGCCCCGCTCACCTGGCGTCTGGACAAGAGCAAATCGGGGTCCGGTGCGTTGGGCGACATCGGCGCGCACAGCATCGATGCAGCCCAGTATGTCTCGGGCCTGCCGATTGTCAGCGTCTCGGGCCTGCTGCAGACCTTTGTCCATGAGCGTCCCGTGGGCGGGACCTTGGTGGGTCTCGGCGGCGCGGGCGCCAGCGACGGGGCGAAAGGGCCGGTCACCGTGGACGACGCCGCGATCTTCACTACGAGGTTCGACGGCGGTGCTGTGGGTGTCTTCGAAGCAACCCGTTTCGCGCTGGGGAGGAAGAACTCCATGCGCCTGGAGATCAACGGTTCCCTGGGCTCACTGGCGTTCGACTTCGAGAACATGAATTCACTGGAGTTCTATGACGGCGCGGAGCCGCCGGAAACGGCTGGATTCAGGACCATCAACGTTACCGAGCCGGAGCACCCTTACACCGGTAATTGGTGGC is a genomic window containing:
- a CDS encoding dihydroxyacetone kinase family protein; the protein is MTYLVNDPADFATDALRGYVAAHPRHVTMAHGGVVRSSETPKGQPALVIGGGSGHYPAFAGWVGPGMGHGAPCGNIFSSPSASQVYSVARSAENGGGVVLGFGNYAGDVLHFGQAAEKLRAEGVDVRIVRVSDDIASGAAGEHRERRGIAGDLVVFKIAGAAIEAGADLDDAERVAWKANDATRSFGVAFKGCTLPGAAGALFDVPVGEMGIGLGIHGEPGIREVPMGTAEEVADLLVDGVLEEEPERTPEGYRGRVAVLLNGLGTVKYEELFVVYGRVAERLAAAGLTVVAPEVGEHVTSLDMAGLSLTIVFLDDELEKYWLAPADTPAFRREAPDLTPRPERTGVHVPGEEAIPVSAPGSRELAGRVVQALEVIRSTTSEHEEYFGRLDAVAGDGDHGQGMAYGSRGAAKSGRAAAEQGAGARTVLIHAGEAWAEEAGGTSGALWGAALTAAGGVFTDARGIDPAEVVRAIIAGIEAVLRIGGAQPGDKTMVDAALPFRDTLLAEFERSSDLAGSMKKAAGAAREAAQATAQITARRGRSRVLGEKSRGTPDPGAVSFAVLMDALGDFFGSPAAVPGELP
- a CDS encoding carbohydrate ABC transporter permease, which gives rise to MALATESPKTHEPVRQPARRRRAVRSTPNIVGGFGGWVWLALIILPIYYVVITSLKNQAGFFGSNPLAPPTDPTLANYRTVLEADFVRYFFNSVIVTLGSVVPAVAVSFMAAYAVVRGSGRVIASAHTLFLLGLAIPLQATIIPIYFMITKAQLYDTLLALILPSIAFAIPISVLILSNFLRDVPRELFESMRLDGCSEFTMMWRLALPLVRPAVVTIAIYNALNVWNGFLFPLILTQSPDMRVLPLSLWTFQDEFTVNVPAVLAAVVLSTLPLVILYAFARRQLVSGLTAGFNK
- a CDS encoding extracellular solute-binding protein is translated as MQRRTSFIAAASALTMAVGLAACGSGGPSDPAADSDSPSMWALTGSSEDIFRSSVERWNEENPDNSINQEFFANDAYKTKVRTAIGAGEGPTFIYGWGGGVLKSYIDAGHVTELDEFLADNPEVKDRYIPSVLENGVIDGKTYALPNNNMQPVVLYYNKEVFEKIGAEPPKTWEELMALVPEFNEAGIAPFALAGQSKWPNLMWLSYLVDRIGGPEVFQAILDGEEDAWSDPAVIEALTKIQELADAGGFINGFSSIAADAGADSALLYTDKAAMMLHGGWIYQNLKKDAPEFVEAGDVGFVSFPAVEGGAGDPANIVGNPANMWSISETASDEQKESALNYLKDGLFSEEYTQAMIDSGAVPAVNGIEDQLAASEDKDFVQFVYGLAQDAPSFQLSWDQALSPAQGDAMLANLDQIFLGEITPEQFAENMNATLGK
- a CDS encoding triose-phosphate isomerase, with amino-acid sequence MTVWVGTSWKMNKTLAEARAYAQGLLAAVSGHGLDGVQPFVIPPASAIAAVAEILGRDGRVLVGAQNAHWEDAGAWTGEVSVPQVADAGARIIEIGHSERREHFGETDDTVRRKVAAVLHHGLIPLLCIGEPASVKNAGGSAAFILNQARRALDGLDDDQLARVLIAYEPIWAIGVNGRPATAGELQEPFAALWGRYGGRVSALLYGGSVSVDNAAQLLEIEHVGGLFVGRTAWQLEGYLSLLGIAAERGTYRGTPA
- a CDS encoding carbohydrate ABC transporter permease, producing the protein MSTLLKPKPGIPVRGARAEGPSAWMVVPALVFFLTFAVIPLLGVVFLSFTRWNGLGEITWGGLESWRIALTDSVTLNALVVTLKILVYSLLVQVPVSLLLGVFTAGRQRYRALLAVLYFVPLLLSSAAVAIAFRALLDPNFGVGPGLHLPALAQDWLGNPDLVLFVVVFVIAWQFVPLHTLIYQGGVRQIPASFYEAAQIDGAGRMQQFFHITLPQLKYTIITSSTLMVLGSLAYFDLIFVLTAGGPGYATRLLPLHMYLTGFRANDMGAASALGVILVVIGLGLALILQRLGGRNRGASQLEGS
- a CDS encoding Gfo/Idh/MocA family protein: MSGENAGPAASASKPALRVGMVGYSFMGAMHSHAWRTAPRFFDLPMRPELAVLAGRNKSAVETAAEKMGWRDTETDWRALVERDDVDLIDICTPGDTHAEIAIAALAAGKHVLCEKPLANSVEEAGHMAAAAKAAEAKGVFAMCGFSYRRTPALTLARRLVQQGRIGTIRHIRAQYLQDWLSSESAPLTWRLDKSKSGSGALGDIGAHSIDAAQYVSGLPIVSVSGLLQTFVHERPVGGTLVGLGGAGASDGAKGPVTVDDAAIFTTRFDGGAVGVFEATRFALGRKNSMRLEINGSLGSLAFDFENMNSLEFYDGAEPPETAGFRTINVTEPEHPYTGNWWPAGHGLGYEHGFTHQVVDLVNAISAGSTPSPSFAEALQVQKILHAVEQSAEAESVWQHV
- a CDS encoding LacI family DNA-binding transcriptional regulator, with protein sequence MTETMGKVTLASVAALAGVSVPTVSKVVNNRGDVAPATRRRILDALDRAGYLPPGQRRPPVPVAPRTIDVVVDSVTSAYYAEVMDGILECAESGGTEVVLSKMGGHPAEEKAERMRERGRRGLLLVTSRWSSGQIKAIQNRGIAVVVIDPINPSGPGVSSVGATNWAGGKAATEHLLDLGHTRIGFIGGPASAECSQDREHGYGAALLERGIPIVEDYVRAGNFDADTGSEALARLLALDRPPQAVFAASDSIALGVLAHARTRGISVPRDLSVVGFDGTYIGEQAVPQLTTVAQPLKEMGRTAVRALLREMGGDRPEPTRVELATRLIVRSSTAPARNSS
- a CDS encoding ribose-5-phosphate isomerase codes for the protein MNENKKLRIVIGGDDAGFDYKEVLRRDLEADERVESVVDVGVSGSENVDYPHVAVDAARKVASGEADRALLICGTGLGVAISANKVAGIRAVTAHDSYSVERSVLSNNAQVLCMGQRVVGLELARRLAKEWLGYVFDPASASAAKVDAITGYESS